In one Colletotrichum destructivum chromosome 2, complete sequence genomic region, the following are encoded:
- a CDS encoding Putative TauD/TfdA-like domain, taurine dioxygenase TauD-like superfamily — MNGSNARHPPPIDAMACPGRGGTFISARNSSPLSHVRRCSAESQGHFSRTKPSNLNKKKRTIEMSTTTTEIQAGAAPIKLTLAYDDKTHDQYKYSHYLPVYDEESSFPALEPFEFSDRGLAADREKPNLLPRDNTATTAKRLTPVIGTEIRGLQLSRLDERQKDELALLVAERGVVVFRDQDFKDIGVDEQKDFGRYFGPLHIHPGGAHVKDHLELHNIYLGPDNEYRNQNKSNKLSTIGYHSDVSYEHQPPGVTILTLLSVPETGGDTAWVSQTAAYARLSPPIQKLLEGLRAEHSGFPQADNARRDGKFVRREPVKSEHPIVRIHPATGQKALFINPGFTKRIIGLRDEESDALLKLLFKHINHGQDFQVRVKWEEGTVALWDNRVTAHTAISDYNVHNPQEGLRHGFRITTLADKPTGASGLGSTW, encoded by the exons ATGAATGGCTCCAATGCTCGCCATCCCCCGCCGATTGACGCGATGGCTTgcccggggaggggggggacgTTTATATCGGCACGCAACTCCAGCCCCCTCTCTCATGTCCGACGATGCAGTGCTGAATCGCAAGGACATTTCAGTCGCACGAAACCAAGCAACTtgaacaagaagaagagaacaaTCGAAATGTCTACCACGACCACGGAGAtccaggccggcgcggcgccCATCAAGCTAACGTTGGCCTACGACGATAAAACTCATGACCAG TACAAGTATTCCCACTACCTGCCCGTCTACGACGAAGAGTCATCGTTCCCGGCGCTGGAGCCGTTCGAGTTCAGCGACcgcgggctggcggcggacAGGGAGAAGCCGAACCTCCTGCCCAGGGATAACACGGCAACCACGGCGAAGAGACTGACGCCGGTCATCGGGACCGAGATCCGGGGCCTCCAGCTCTCGCGGCTCGACGAAAGGCAAAAGGACGAGCTGGCGCTCCTTGTTGCGgagcgcggcgtcgtcgtcttccgcgACCAGGACTTCAAGgacatcggcgtcgacgagcagaAGGATTTTGGACGCTACTTTGGGCCCCTCCACATCCAC CCCGGGGGCGCGCATGTCAAGGACCACCTCGAGCTGCACAACATCTATCTGGGCCCGGACAACGAATACCGCAACCAGAACAAGAGCAACAAGCTGTCGACCATCGGGTACCACTCGGACGTCTCGTACGAGCACCAGCCGCCCGGCGTCACGATCCTGACGCTGCTCTCTGTGCccgagacgggcggcgacACGGCATGGGTGTCCCAGACGGCGGCGTACGCGCGACTCTCACCGCCGATCCAGAAGCTCCTCGAGGGCTTGAGGGCGGAGCACAGCGGGTTTCCTCAAGCCGACAATGCGCGGAGGGACGGGAAATTTGTGAGGAGGGAGCCCGTCAAGTCGGAGCATCCCATCGTCCGCATCCATCCG GCAACCGGCCAGAAGGCATTGTTCATCAACCCAGGCTTCACAAAGAGGATTATCGGACtccgggacgaggagtcGGACGCGCTGCTGAAGCTGCTTTTCAAG CACATCAACCATGGACAAGACTTCCAGGTGCGCGTCAAGTGGGAAGAGGGCACAGTGGCGCTGTGGGACAACCGCGTAACGGCGCACACGGCCATCTCGGATTACAACGTCCACAACCCGCAGGAAGGACTGCGGCACGGGTTCAGGATCACGACATTGGCAGACAAGCCAACTGGGGCGAGCGGCCTGGGATCCACGTGGTGA